The following nucleotide sequence is from Thermoanaerobaculia bacterium.
CGCCTCCGCGCCCGGCTCGATCACGCCGACGACCGGCACGGGAGAGATCGCCTCGATCGCGGGGAGCGCGAGCGCCGAGGCCGTGTTGCAGGCGACGACGAGGAACTTCACGTCCCGGGCGAGCAGGAAGCCGACGTTGGCGAGCGAGTAGCGCTCGACCGTCTCCGGCGACTTCGTTCCGTACGGCAGGCGCGCCGTGTCGCCGAGGAAGAGGAACGATTCCCGGGGAAACTCCTCGCGCAGCCGGCGGACGACCGTGAGCCCCCCGACGCCGGAGTCGAAGACGCCGATCGGCCGCGGGTCGCTCATCGCGGCGTCCCGGGAGGAGGAGGCGGAACGGGCGTCGCCGTGGTCGCCGGCGGCGGCGATGTCGACGTGGCCGCGCCGGGAGCGGGGGCGCCGGGGACCGCGGTCTCGACCGCGCCGCCCAGGACGTCCTTCATCGCCGGGATCGGACGGCTCACGTCCACGTGGCCGGCGAGCGTCTCGACGGCGCTGCCGTTGACGAGGATCTGCACGCGATCCGTCCGCGCGATGTTCTGGAGCATCGCGTTGACGATGGCCCCCACGCACGCGAGCTCGTCGCCCGACCCGGCCGCCCGCGCCCACGCCGGATCGACGTTCAGATCCACCACGACCCGCCCGTCGCCGGGAACGAACGCGTTGCGGAGCGTCATTCCCGCGGGGACCGCCGGCAGGAGGGCCGGGTCCTTCGGCCCCGCGGTCTCCTCGCGGATGATCGTCCGGGCGAACACGACGGCGTCGGTCGGCTTGTCGACGTCGCGCTCCTCCGGACGGAGCGACCCGTCCTCCCGGGCGACGAAGAAGAGAGTGACGCGCGTCTTCTCGGCCGGCGGCGGCGGCAGGGGAGTCGGTGCGAGGCGGATCGGCGCGGCGGACGGGGCGCGCACGACCTCTCCGCGCCCCTGGCGCCGCCGTTTCTCCGCGCGCTCGCGGGCGAACACGAAGAGCAGGACGACGGCGGCCGCCGAGAGGATCAGCAGGGCCCAGGCCGCTCGTTTGCTCATGCCGTCGCGA
It contains:
- a CDS encoding GerMN domain-containing protein, translating into MSKRAAWALLILSAAAVVLLFVFARERAEKRRRQGRGEVVRAPSAAPIRLAPTPLPPPPAEKTRVTLFFVAREDGSLRPEERDVDKPTDAVVFARTIIREETAGPKDPALLPAVPAGMTLRNAFVPGDGRVVVDLNVDPAWARAAGSGDELACVGAIVNAMLQNIARTDRVQILVNGSAVETLAGHVDVSRPIPAMKDVLGGAVETAVPGAPAPGAATSTSPPPATTATPVPPPPPGTPR